One window of Chloroflexus aggregans DSM 9485 genomic DNA carries:
- the trxB gene encoding thioredoxin-disulfide reductase: MHHKVVIIGSGPAGLTAALYAARANLEPLVIRGLQPGGLIATTSEVENYPGFPEGIGGFELAEAMEKQAARFGTQYLDSMVTKVDVDQRPFVIHTDGGQTVTADAIIVSTGASPRKLGVPGEAELANRGVSYCATCDGFFFRGKKVVVVGGGNSALDEGLFLTRYVDELVIVHRRDTLRADPVLQERAFNNPKVRFIWNSTVVAINGKDKVESVTLRNLKTGEMSELPTDGVFPYIGHVPNTELFRGILELDEGGYIVTDGRTRTNIPGIFAAGDVADHIYRQAVTAAGDGCRAAMEATWYLAEQEHARAKATATASA, translated from the coding sequence ATGCATCACAAAGTTGTTATTATCGGATCAGGTCCCGCCGGTTTGACGGCAGCGCTCTATGCGGCACGTGCCAATCTCGAGCCGCTCGTCATTCGCGGTCTGCAACCGGGCGGTCTCATTGCTACCACGAGTGAAGTTGAGAACTACCCCGGCTTCCCCGAGGGCATCGGTGGCTTCGAGCTGGCCGAGGCAATGGAGAAGCAGGCAGCTCGTTTTGGTACGCAGTATCTCGATTCCATGGTGACGAAGGTTGACGTCGATCAGCGACCCTTCGTTATTCATACTGACGGTGGTCAGACTGTGACTGCCGATGCGATTATTGTCAGCACCGGCGCTTCGCCGCGTAAGCTGGGGGTTCCCGGTGAAGCTGAGCTGGCGAACCGTGGAGTCAGCTATTGTGCAACGTGCGACGGTTTCTTCTTCCGCGGTAAGAAGGTCGTCGTGGTTGGCGGTGGTAATAGTGCGCTCGATGAAGGTCTCTTCCTGACCCGCTATGTCGACGAGTTGGTGATTGTCCATCGCCGTGACACGCTGCGCGCCGATCCGGTGTTGCAAGAGCGGGCATTTAACAATCCCAAGGTGCGCTTTATCTGGAACTCAACGGTAGTGGCGATTAACGGTAAAGATAAGGTTGAGTCGGTAACGCTGCGTAATCTGAAGACCGGTGAGATGAGCGAGCTACCGACTGATGGTGTCTTCCCATATATCGGCCACGTTCCCAACACCGAGCTTTTCCGTGGCATTCTTGAACTTGATGAAGGTGGTTATATCGTTACCGATGGTCGTACCCGTACTAACATCCCCGGTATCTTTGCCGCCGGTGATGTGGCCGATCACATTTATCGGCAGGCGGTGACTGCTGCCGGTGATGGTTGCCGTGCAGCGATGGAGGCGACGTGGTATCTTGCTGAGCAGGAGCACGCACGCGCGAAGGCGACGGCTACGGCCTCGGCGTAG
- a CDS encoding HAD family hydrolase, translating to MKRLVLWDVDGTLLSTDGIAANAMRTALRRLVGPEVQIERTSYAGKTDWQIVRESLPSIDEEAINCQLREFIALYVAELTAQREALIARSTVFAGVVEALQRLTDIAYQAPLTGNVAAAAKIKLECTGLLPWLDIEAGAYGDDHFDRLALPPIAVARATARYRHTFNHTDVVIIGDTPRDIACGKAFGARTVAVATGPFSLTELAAHQPDALLPDLRDTDAVLRAVLG from the coding sequence ATGAAGCGTCTAGTTTTGTGGGATGTGGACGGGACTCTGCTCTCGACCGACGGGATTGCCGCAAATGCAATGCGAACGGCGCTCCGCCGGTTGGTTGGGCCAGAGGTTCAGATCGAGCGCACATCATACGCCGGTAAAACCGACTGGCAAATTGTGCGTGAGAGTTTACCCTCCATTGATGAGGAAGCCATCAATTGTCAATTGCGCGAATTTATTGCGCTCTATGTTGCTGAATTAACTGCGCAACGTGAGGCTTTGATCGCGCGCTCGACCGTCTTTGCCGGTGTGGTAGAAGCTTTACAAAGGTTGACGGACATCGCGTACCAGGCACCCCTGACCGGCAATGTCGCCGCAGCAGCCAAGATCAAGCTCGAATGCACCGGTCTATTACCGTGGCTCGATATCGAGGCCGGCGCCTATGGCGACGATCATTTTGACCGCCTCGCCTTACCACCAATTGCCGTCGCCCGTGCAACAGCGCGCTACCGGCACACCTTTAACCACACCGATGTCGTGATCATCGGCGATACACCCCGAGACATCGCCTGCGGTAAAGCCTTCGGTGCGCGCACGGTCGCCGTCGCCACCGGTCCGTTTTCGCTCACCGAATTGGCGGCTCATCAGCCCGATGCCCTGTTACCCGATTTGCGCGATACCGATGCCGTCTTACGCGCAGTGTTGGGCTGA